A stretch of the Filimonas lacunae genome encodes the following:
- the guaB gene encoding IMP dehydrogenase translates to MATRITPSSKSSGQSRFFGEGLTYDDVLLMPAFSQVLPREVDIRTQLTKSITLNVPMLSAAMDTVTEATLAIALAREGGLGILHKNMSIERQAEQVRKVKRSESGLILDPVTLLQDATIGDALVLMRENKIGGIPVIDANHKLVGILTNRDLRFETDKRKKVTEVMTKENLITAPEGTDMKKAEKILRSYKIEKLPVVNKQGKLIGLITYRDIIQLINNPNAVKDTYGRLLVGAALGITRDLHDRAYALQQVGVDIVSLDSAHGHHIGVIEALKSLKKKFKGLQVIAGNIATAEGAKALADAGADAVKVGIGPGSICTTRIVAAAGVPQLTAVMEAANALKSRNIPVIADGGIRYTGDMVKALSAGANVVMMGSVFAGTEESPGETIIYEGRKFKEYRGMGSLGAMQQGSSDRYFQDMEDGIKKLVPEGIEGRIAYKGNLNEVVTQYIGGLRAGMGYTGSKDIKALQQATFVKITNAGMRESHAHDVEITKESPNYSRR, encoded by the coding sequence ATGGCAACAAGAATTACTCCCTCCAGCAAAAGCTCCGGACAATCAAGATTTTTTGGCGAAGGCCTTACGTATGACGATGTGTTATTAATGCCAGCCTTTAGCCAGGTTTTGCCCCGCGAAGTAGACATCCGCACTCAGTTAACAAAGAGTATTACGCTAAATGTACCCATGCTTTCTGCAGCCATGGATACCGTTACAGAAGCCACCCTGGCCATAGCATTGGCGCGTGAAGGCGGATTAGGAATCTTGCACAAAAACATGAGCATTGAAAGACAGGCTGAACAAGTAAGGAAGGTGAAGCGTAGCGAAAGCGGTCTTATCCTTGATCCTGTTACCCTGTTACAGGATGCCACAATTGGTGATGCCCTGGTATTAATGCGCGAAAATAAAATAGGTGGTATTCCGGTAATAGATGCCAACCATAAACTGGTGGGCATTCTTACCAACCGCGATTTGCGTTTTGAAACTGATAAACGCAAAAAGGTAACCGAGGTGATGACTAAAGAAAACCTGATTACCGCTCCGGAAGGCACCGATATGAAAAAGGCCGAAAAAATTCTCCGCTCTTATAAAATCGAAAAGCTGCCTGTAGTGAATAAGCAAGGCAAGCTGATTGGTTTAATCACTTACAGAGATATTATTCAATTGATCAATAACCCCAACGCAGTAAAAGACACCTATGGCCGTTTACTGGTAGGTGCTGCATTGGGTATTACCCGCGACCTGCACGACAGGGCTTATGCTTTGCAACAGGTAGGTGTGGATATTGTAAGCCTGGACAGTGCACATGGCCACCACATTGGTGTTATTGAAGCACTGAAATCCCTGAAAAAGAAATTCAAAGGCTTACAGGTAATTGCGGGAAACATCGCTACTGCCGAAGGCGCTAAAGCATTAGCCGATGCAGGTGCAGATGCTGTTAAAGTGGGTATTGGCCCCGGCTCTATCTGTACCACCCGTATAGTAGCAGCCGCTGGTGTTCCGCAGTTAACCGCTGTAATGGAAGCAGCCAACGCATTAAAATCAAGAAACATTCCTGTTATTGCCGATGGCGGTATCCGCTACACTGGTGATATGGTAAAAGCCCTGAGTGCCGGCGCTAATGTGGTGATGATGGGTAGCGTATTTGCCGGAACAGAAGAAAGCCCTGGTGAAACCATTATTTACGAAGGCAGGAAGTTTAAAGAATACCGTGGCATGGGTAGCCTTGGCGCTATGCAGCAAGGCAGCAGCGACCGCTATTTCCAGGACATGGAAGATGGCATTAAAAAACTGGTACCGGAAGGCATTGAAGGCCGTATTGCTTACAAAGGCAACCTCAACGAGGTAGTTACCCAATATATAGGCGGTTTAAGGGCAGGTATGGGTTACACCGGTTCTAAAGATATTAAGGCGCTGCAACAGGCCACTTTTGTAAAAATCACGAATGCAGGTATGCGCG